In a genomic window of Ralstonia nicotianae:
- a CDS encoding SgcJ/EcaC family oxidoreductase, which yields MTDDERAIRAVVTDWLAASQAGDLQAVLNLMTDDVVFLVPGQPPFGKQAFAAMSEGMKAVRIEGTSDIQEVRVFGDVAYLRNHLRITITPLGGGPAMHRSGPALSILRKEADGRWRLARDANLVVPDPEPA from the coding sequence ATGACCGACGACGAACGCGCCATCCGGGCCGTCGTGACCGACTGGCTCGCCGCCAGCCAGGCCGGCGACCTGCAGGCGGTCCTGAACCTGATGACGGACGATGTGGTCTTCCTCGTCCCCGGGCAGCCGCCCTTCGGCAAGCAGGCCTTCGCGGCCATGTCCGAGGGCATGAAGGCGGTGCGCATCGAGGGCACGAGCGACATCCAGGAGGTCCGGGTGTTCGGCGACGTGGCCTACCTGCGCAACCATCTGCGCATCACCATCACGCCACTGGGAGGCGGCCCCGCGATGCATCGGTCCGGCCCGGCCCTGTCGATCCTGCGCAAGGAGGCCGACGGGCGATGGCGGCTGGCGCGGGACGCCAACCTGGTGGTACCCGACCCGGAGCCGGCCTGA